The following proteins come from a genomic window of Rutidosis leptorrhynchoides isolate AG116_Rl617_1_P2 chromosome 10, CSIRO_AGI_Rlap_v1, whole genome shotgun sequence:
- the LOC139871285 gene encoding uncharacterized protein, whose translation MSELTSLNCLDNFCLYVTDLYQQEYLRKPTARDIQRIYERHETRHGSNNDINVLNRSSLFDSLKNGSAPPSPFTVNDHDYTHGYYLVDGIYPDWATLIIAYQSPTDEPSTKFTHFQESARKDVERTFGVLQGRFNILRVPGRAWRAKKLHHILYCFVLLHNMIQEDNGFAITSLDEEYLNEPENRPVFVRNQNTTRAARDKEIRDKDVHNALRADLTAHIWNLSPNYRRTI comes from the exons ATGAGTGAGCTAACCTCATTAAACTGTTTAGACAACTTTTGTTTGTATGTTACTGATTTGTACCAACAAGAATATCTACGTAAACCAACTGCACGTGATATTCAACGAATATACGAAAGGCACGAAACAAGGCATG GTTCCAATAATGACATCAATGTGTTAAACCGTTCCTCGTTGTTTGATTCTCTTAAGAATGGTTCCGCTCCACCTTCACCATTTACAGTAAATGATCATGACTACACACATGGTTATTATCTAGTCGATGGTATTTATCCGGATTGGGCTACACTTATCATAGCATACCAATCCCCAACCGACGAGCCATCAACAAAGTTTACACATTTTCAAGAAAGTGCACGAAAAGATGTCGAGCGAACATTTGGTGTCCTTCAAGGAAGATTCAATATATTACGTGTGCCTGGACGAGCTTGGAGAGCTAAAAAATTGCACCACATATTATATTGTTTTGTTCTATTGCACAATATGATCCAAGAGGATAATGGTTTTGCTATAACGTCACTCGACGAAGAGTATCTAAATGAGCCAGAAAACAGACCCGTTTTTGTTAGGAATCAAAATACTACTCGAGCTGCACGAGATAAGGAAATTCGCGACAAAGATGTTCATAATGCACTTCGTGCGGACTTAACCGCGCATATTTGGAATCTTTCACCAAACTACCGTCGTACCATTTAA